The sequence below is a genomic window from Sphingobacterium sp. ML3W.
TATGAAGCTGCGATATGCTAATTTAAAAACTAATCGACTACTTTTTCTAAACAATTCTTTTATATGTTCTATTCTATTAACAACAATAATATAAAAATGAACAAAACATAAAAAATGAGAAATGAAACTTTGAAATTACCAGCTATCACGCGTGGGGCTTTTGATAAAAGTCTTCCTTATATTCACCACAATAACTTAGCATTCATAAAATTATTCAATTGACATTATCGCAACCCATCCTTATCATGAAAGAAAGAATAGATAATATTATAAAAATGGAAGACCATTTAAATAAACTACAAGAGCTTGTTACAGAAGTCGAAAAAATGCGTGAAAAATGGGCAGGTGCACAAATTGATTTTCAAGAATTGATCTCTTATTACAATAGTAGCGTATGGAGAGATGATGTCGAAGCTTATGACCAAGGCACCATACCTTCTGAT
It includes:
- a CDS encoding DUF4298 domain-containing protein; translated protein: MKERIDNIIKMEDHLNKLQELVTEVEKMREKWAGAQIDFQELISYYNSSVWRDDVEAYDQGTIPSDVRCGVLSEDAIYNLIVEQHSLAIQLIKTAANILDN